The following are encoded together in the Paludisphaera mucosa genome:
- a CDS encoding DUF1559 family PulG-like putative transporter: MHPESSLPRPVARRRGFTLIELLVVIAIIAVLISLLLPAVQAAREAARRAQCVNNLKQVGLALHNYATAQAEAFPWAQGPGPYNGWSSHVMLLPQLEQQPLFDAINFANNGMAMWAGNPDNTTAFRIQVSAFLCPSDADRLTNADGHSNYMMCAGATADEFYYYNTNNANAPQALTGVGRSYASYYMSPSVPHVKLTMITDGASNTAAFGEQVLGVGDDDYALWDNARPTSANGDATGTRPAFPPNPQADYNVCYQHAPTAASNLQLWSHGYQWYAGAPNVGSYCHVMPPNTWSCAFGNSGFAATASSRHPGLVNVGMADGSVRSVKNSVSLPVWWGLASMAGGEIVSADAL; this comes from the coding sequence ATGCATCCGGAGTCGTCCCTCCCCCGGCCCGTCGCGCGCCGTCGCGGCTTCACGCTGATCGAGCTGCTGGTGGTGATCGCGATCATCGCCGTCCTGATCTCGCTGCTGCTCCCGGCCGTCCAGGCGGCGCGCGAGGCGGCCCGCCGGGCCCAGTGCGTCAACAACCTCAAGCAGGTCGGCCTGGCGCTGCACAACTACGCGACGGCGCAGGCCGAGGCCTTCCCCTGGGCCCAGGGCCCCGGGCCCTACAACGGCTGGTCGTCGCACGTCATGCTGCTGCCGCAGCTGGAGCAGCAGCCGCTCTTCGACGCGATCAACTTCGCCAACAACGGCATGGCCATGTGGGCCGGCAACCCCGACAACACGACGGCCTTCCGCATCCAGGTGTCGGCCTTCCTCTGCCCCTCCGACGCCGACCGGCTGACCAACGCCGACGGCCATTCCAACTACATGATGTGCGCCGGGGCGACCGCCGACGAGTTCTACTACTACAACACCAACAACGCCAACGCGCCCCAGGCGCTGACGGGGGTGGGGCGGTCGTACGCCAGCTACTACATGTCGCCCAGCGTCCCCCACGTCAAGCTGACCATGATCACCGACGGCGCCAGCAACACGGCCGCGTTCGGCGAGCAAGTCCTCGGCGTCGGCGACGACGATTACGCCCTGTGGGACAACGCCCGGCCCACCTCGGCCAACGGCGACGCCACGGGGACGAGGCCGGCCTTCCCGCCCAACCCCCAGGCCGACTACAACGTCTGCTACCAGCACGCCCCGACGGCGGCCTCGAACCTCCAGCTCTGGAGCCACGGCTACCAGTGGTACGCCGGCGCGCCCAACGTCGGCTCGTACTGCCACGTGATGCCGCCCAACACCTGGAGCTGTGCCTTCGGCAACAGCGGCTTCGCCGCGACCGCCAGCAGCCGCCACCCCGGCCTGGTCAACGTCGGCATGGCCGACGGCTCCGTCCGCAGCGTCAAGAACTCGGTCAGCCTCCCCGTCTGGTGGGGCCTGGCCTCGATGGCCGGCGGCGAGATCGTCTCGGCCGACGCGCTCTGA
- a CDS encoding nitrilase family protein, producing the protein MAVLTCGVVQFRHRPSDKAYNLSVVERFVAEARGRGVKVLAFPEMCLTGYWHATRLDRPGLEALAEPVPDGPSSLRIRALAEASGMAIGAGLIERGDDGRLFNTYVVALPDGAVHRHRKIHAFESEHIAAGDRYTVFDTPWGVRVGVLICYDNNIVENARATALLGADVLLAPHQTGGCDSRSPHAMGLIDPALWERREADPEAIEREFRGPKGREWLLRWLPARAHDNGYFILFSNGVGEDAGEVRTGNAMILDPYGRILAETWKAEDRLVVADLDLDLLPLCTGRRWIRGRRPELYGLLTERLGHELDPRAARFSREHVERPAPGPAS; encoded by the coding sequence ATGGCCGTCCTGACCTGCGGCGTCGTCCAGTTCCGGCACCGCCCGAGCGACAAGGCGTACAACCTCTCGGTCGTCGAGCGCTTCGTCGCCGAGGCCCGCGGCCGGGGGGTGAAGGTCCTCGCCTTCCCGGAGATGTGCCTGACGGGCTACTGGCACGCCACCCGGCTCGACCGGCCGGGCCTGGAGGCGCTCGCGGAACCGGTCCCCGACGGCCCCTCGTCGCTCCGGATCCGCGCGCTGGCGGAGGCGTCCGGGATGGCGATCGGGGCCGGCCTGATCGAGCGCGGCGACGACGGCCGGCTGTTCAACACGTACGTCGTGGCCCTGCCCGACGGCGCGGTCCACCGCCACCGCAAGATCCACGCCTTCGAGAGCGAGCACATCGCCGCCGGCGACCGCTACACCGTGTTCGACACCCCCTGGGGCGTTCGGGTGGGCGTCCTCATCTGCTACGACAACAACATCGTCGAGAACGCCCGGGCCACGGCGCTGCTGGGGGCCGACGTCCTGCTCGCCCCCCACCAGACCGGCGGCTGCGACTCGCGCAGCCCGCACGCGATGGGCCTGATCGACCCCGCCCTGTGGGAGCGTCGCGAGGCCGACCCGGAGGCGATCGAGCGCGAGTTCCGCGGCCCCAAGGGGCGGGAATGGCTGCTCCGCTGGCTGCCGGCGCGGGCCCACGACAACGGCTACTTCATCCTCTTCAGCAACGGCGTGGGCGAGGACGCCGGCGAGGTGCGGACCGGCAACGCCATGATCCTCGACCCCTACGGCCGCATCCTCGCCGAGACCTGGAAGGCCGAGGACCGCCTGGTCGTCGCCGACCTGGACCTCGACCTCCTCCCCCTCTGCACCGGCCGCCGCTGGATCCGCGGCCGCCGCCCCGAGCTTTACGGCCTGCTGACCGAGCGCCTCGGCCACGAGCTGGACCCCCGCGCCGCGCGGTTCTCGCGCGAGCACGTCGAGAGGCCCGCGCCCGGGCCGGCGTCCTGA